The Leptotrichia sp. OH3620_COT-345 genome includes a window with the following:
- a CDS encoding OmpA family protein: protein QNLKEYIIVNDYDVTIVGHTDSKGTNEYNLKLGLRRAESVKAKLLEFGVPAERIVGVETRGEEEPVATNETAEGRAQNRRIEFKLIRKE from the coding sequence CAGAACTTAAAGGAATATATAATAGTAAATGATTATGATGTGACGATAGTGGGACATACGGATTCCAAAGGGACGAATGAGTATAACTTAAAACTTGGTCTGCGAAGAGCGGAAAGTGTAAAGGCGAAGTTGCTTGAGTTCGGAGTACCTGCAGAAAGAATAGTTGGAGTTGAGACACGAGGGGAAGAGGAACCTGTTGCGACAAATGAGACAGCGGAAGGAAGAGCACAGAACAGAAGAATAGAATTTAAACTGATAAGAAAAGAATAA